DNA sequence from the Penicillium psychrofluorescens genome assembly, chromosome: 3 genome:
CTCGTTGAACTATCCATAGGAGAAGAGCGCCGTATTTTAGTAGTCTTGCTTCTATCTAAGATCATTCTGGGCTTGCCTAAGCATCGTTCCTCGAACATTCCTCCAAAAGGACCCGGGCTGCAGTTTCCGCGCCACTGCCCTTGTTCTCACAGAGTTTTGCTAGCTCAGTTGCTTTTTGTTTAATGGCCTTTGAACTTTCACCATGCAAGACGTACAAAAGCTCCTTCGAGAGCTCCGGAGCTGACCACTGGGGCTTGGCCTTTCTGCTTCCAAGTCGGCCGATTCCTAGCATCTCAACTCGCTCAGCATAGTCATAGCAGTCTGTCCATTGTGGCAAAACCACCTGGGCAACACCCGCACTAGAGCATCCTTTAGCCGCTGTCGAAGGCATTTCTTCAAAGCAAACAGCAGGAAACTTACCTCACTGCCTCATTGTACGAGTTTGCACCTCCTTGGTGGATTGAGCATACAACGTTACCAGACTGGAGAACTGTAATCGGCTCGGCTTTAAGCCATTCCACAATTCTAATGGAATCGGCGCGAATGCGTTCGCCAAGAATCTTCTCAACCTTGCAGCCGGGCTCTGAAACGTTGTACTCCCCGAGTTTCTTGATTTTCCATAGAAATTGGAAATTCTTAGACTCGCGCTCCTTTTCCAATGTGTCCAGAACGGTTTTTAGGGCCAATGCAAGCTCCGCAGCTTGATCTTCTGTGACTTGACATATAGTTCCCAGGTTGAGATAGATCGTTGGTCCACGGGCCAGCCAATTCTCGAGGTCCGGATCTGCCACCGTGAGAGATGAAGAGGCATTGCGAAGAATCGGTCCACAGGGAATGACATGCTCAGGAATGACCAGAGGAAAATCAAGCTCAGGGAAAGTGCTAGCGAGAATCTTCAACCCAGGTGCCCGGTTCTCAATGAGATCAAGGGGTGTTCGCAAAGTCGCACCGGTTTTTTCAGTCAAGTACTTCTCCACTTGCTTCCTGTGCTTGTCTGTCACAAATCTGAGTACCGCATAAAGAATAAAGTAGATATTGAATGGTATGCGGTACCAGGGTACTGGGTATGGATATCCAGAGAAAAGCCTATAATTGTTAGAAATTGATCGGCTTCATGCGGTGGGTagcagatgaagaaatcTAATACTCACGCAGGAAATTTCCAGAGTCCAGCTGCCCGTGGCTGAGATGAGGCTGCAAATTCCCTGAGAGCATTTGGACTGAGACAAATAAACTTGATTCCCAGGTGATAGCAGGCTGTAAGTGCTGCAGTCATCAGACTATTCACCACGACGAGATCGGCCTCAACCTTTTGGATGATCTCGATGATGGATGAAACGAGTTGGGCTAGCTGCGGACCATCATATGGAACAAAGATTGGGATCGTGTCTCGAATAGCCCGCTTTGTATTAGAGAAGCTCAGTGGGGCCAAAAACGACTCAGGGAGGTAATCCTTTCGCGTTGGCACTTTTTCTCTGGAGATGTAATCTTGGATACCCTCTTTCATGGTCAGTCCCTTCATCTCGTGGAAGACGATTGGTTTTGCCTCGGGCACCTTGCGGCACACATCTTCAGAGAGAGATGTAACGCCATCCTCCAAGCCTGCAAAACTGGCGAAATGTAGCTCGGCGGTAGGGTCGCGATGCAGGAGAGAATAAGATGTTGCCAGGAAGACATTGGCTTCACCCCGTTCGACATTGGTGAGCATAAGGATCCTCCTTGGACGGGAAGAACCCTGTGGTGCCATGGCGGAAAGACAGGTAAATGCAGTCACCACGAAGGacaggagagagagagaatggtGGTTTATATTGCGAGTCGGAAAAAATGTTTCTATCCACCGAGCTCAGCTCTGCGGCGCACGTTCCATCTACCCCTGATCTCAAAGTCAAATCCTCGGCACTAAATCAGCGGTTATCGTGATAGTGGCAATTATGGATCATCAAAATCGGCACACGAACCTCTTACGTTGTGGCTTTGTGTCAATCACTAGCCAGAATAGCTAATGATTTTCACAGTTCGGAGAGTATGATTTGCTCGGCTTCTGTTTACAAACGCAGATCACGATTTGTATTTTCCCGTGGCTCCTGCCCTCTCCAGCCACATCTGGTCGTTTTTGGCTTCTGCCAACAGCTGGTAGCTTATATTCTATTCTATTTCTAAAATTAGGAGTAACATCTAAAGTCCAAACAGATTACTTCACTTCAACGTTCATCTGTCATCTTTCCATTCCAGGCCCTGCCCGAGTCACCTTCACCTGGACTCCCTCGGAGTCTAGCTTTGGCGTCGCCACTTGGTAATCATATTGAAATGCCACATCGCTTGCATCCGTCCTCCAGAGTGTCATGTCGAACCGTTGAACCAGTGCAGCGACCACAAGGTAGAGCTCTGCACGAGCAAGCTCAATCCCTATGCACTTCCGCCCGCCTTTGGAGAACGCCATGTTAAACTTGCGACGTTGTCgtccctcttctccaagcCAGCGCTCCGTATCAAAGGTGAATGGGTCAGGAAAAACCGACTCAGCAGTGTGCGCACTCAAAGTGGAAATGCTTATCGGGGTTCCTGGTGGTATAGTATATGTTTGAGAGCCTGTCGTTGGAGATTTGACGTGGGAAGACGGGGTGTAAGTTATTGGATCCGAGGCAATGCGTGCAGTCCGGGCCGTCACGCCAAAGGAGAGACGGTTACCCTCTTCGATCACAGCTGACAGATATGGCAGCTTTTCCAGCTCGGCCCAGCTGTCGGCATTTCGAACGGTGCTGAGTTCAGTGCGCAATTTATTGAAAATTATAGGGTTTGCCACCATGTGGTAAAATATGATCAAGAGCGTTTGGGCAGGCGATTCAGCTCCTGCTAGGACAAGTAGCGCACCCTCTTGTTCTAGTCGAAGTAGTGTTTTTTCCGAGTCTGTCAAGGAAGGATCATCCAAAACAGAATCAAACACGGACTCTTTGCCGGTTGGTCCGAGGATTTTATCACCAGTAGCTCCGGATTGTTTTGATTTCATGACCTGGTCTACCTCTGCCCGCACTCTCTAGTTTATATGTTAGTGGCGAAAGTAGGCCCAGTGAACTCTTCGATTTACATCAAACATTTGCAACATGTCAATCAAACCGGGAGGCATCATCGGTCTGCTGATTGAATGTGGAAGAGACTCCAAGAAGTCCGGAATCCAAGGGAGGTGCTTATTCACGTGGAGTCCCTGTAACAGACTCTTGCTATTGCGGCGAAGCCCGGCTGCTTTGGTTTCATCCTCCAGAATATCCGTCTCGTGAGCGAATAGAAAATTGGTAACCACACTAATTTTCATTAGCAGGGTATCATAGCGGTTTTagttttttttctttttttgtctcttttgCGGATATTCTGGGAGAAACATACTCATtggagaaggcaaagaaggcATCTGACAAATTGACTGGGGTTTCTGAGGATGCGTGTCGCTCAATCAATTGGCACAGCTGATTGACCTTTTTCAATATGTGTCGTTCGAAGAAAAGCACGTTCCGTCTACTAAAAAAAGTCGCTAACGCATCGCGTCGCACTTTATGCAATTTGTAATCTGCCGTCGTTCCGACCCCTCCGGGGATTCGAAGTGATCTGAGCTGGTGCTCATACTTGTTTCTTGGGACCATCGACGGGGCATATACAGTTTCTAAGTACCCAACATCGTTCATATGAATCTCATCCGGAGTGATGCGGATTATGGGACCTGACGATCATAAGCTACTTTCTTATTCATGCGCCGCGTCAAGAGGACACTTGCCATATATTTTGTGCAACTCTTGGATCTTGAAAATGTACTGTCCTGGTTTGATAACATCAAAATAAAATTCATACCACCAAGTCGATGCCGCGAGGCGTGGTCCTGGAATAGCAGCCAAAGGATGGAAATAAAGGCGCCGAATTACTTCGGCCACTGTCCATAGCAACAACAGAACCACACTGGTCTCTATTATCTCAATCAATGCCATTGAAGTTGGTGCTTTGGGATCAATAATGTAAAGTATCTTTTGGGGGGAAGGGTTATaaaaggaaggagaaagggCCAAAAGAGGCGGGTTTTAACGAAAGAGATTATAGCTATTATGTCTGTATTTATAAGGCCagagaagcagaaaaccATGGAATGTGGAATTTGCCTTGGACGCCTAATCATGATAAGAGATTAGGTggtcaggatgcggcagatggaccCGGTAAAATACTAGGGGGAGATTTACACAAGAAATACGGCCTGATACACGTGGTTTAGCCTCCTGAGGACTGTTAGTTAAGTTATCGAGACTTCTATTTGACTAATATCGATCACACCGACTACAACGTCTCCGTCAAGTAGCTAAGGAATATTTACGCCATTGCTCTCCACTGGCCAAAGAATGCCAGATCCTATGTCGGTCGATTTGCCGGGCGATATTTTTCCCATCGCCGGTGATGACGCTGGCGCGATCCCGTCGACACAAAACGATACTAAAATGAAGCACTGGCGGGAGGAGACTTTCAAccaggcgctggagcagTTTGATTGGGGTCTTCCAGAATCAGATCTCAGTCTTATTGTTGTCATTCGAAGCTTTCAAGACTCGACCCGCTGTGGCTGTTATTTGGGACACGTTGACCTAGTCTGCATCATGACTGTCTTTGAGCAGACGGCCGCCTTCTTTGACTACATTGCCAAGTCTGGCTTCGACGGGACCGTCAAGGTGGGAATTGGCTATTATTGCATGTCGCTCACCGACGATGCCTCGCTGAAAAGAATACTAGTTCTAGAACTAGTCAAACAGGCGAACGAACTGTTGGACTCGGTGAGTACCCTCGCACAAAATATGTGCGTGCCACAGAATGAACCTGGTGTCAAAACTATGGGTCGATCCCCAGCTTGCTTGAACCAGCTCAACTTAAATTATGTACGGGAAGCAATTGCCAGCTTCAAGAAGCTTTTCCGCTTGATCACGGATTTCTTTGATGAAAACAAAAGGCGTGAAGCTTGACATTGTTAGCGGAACGAAAAATATAGAGCCGAGAAGAACGTGGCctccagcgaggagggtgaTGATTATCATCGACGACGGATAGTTCCCTAGAAGTGTACAATGAGAAGGTAAGCCGTAGCAACATTTTTATATTTGACAGGAAGCACTGAAGCAGACATTTCGTGATTGATACTGGTAATTACTAGTCCTTTCCTCACCTGGCGAGCCTTGGATCGGCATGACGAGGCTGGCATGGATAAGCCGGAACCTTCCTAAAAGGGTAATGTACGTCCCGGACAGTGAGAAACGACGCATGCAACCCCGTGGGCAATTTAAGTCCTGCAAAAGCAGCAATCTCTCTCCAGATACAATTGATTGCCATAAATCGTATCCCTGAACTGTCCCGGTCCGGGTTCCAATAAATAGCGACGAATCCCTCCCACGGTCTCCTTGATGTACAGGCAAAGGAATGGGAGATGAGGAAACAGTATCTTATTATTTATGTTTCTTGTCGCTATTGCTGAATCTTGTATCCGCTCGTCATAGCGTTCATACCCTTAAAGTTGACTGTCGTTTTCGAACGTGATCTATACAGATAGGGCTAGTCATGTGATCTATAGCAGTCCAATTCAGGCACAGTGGCCATTTACCCTTGACatttttttggtttggttgAGCATTTCCAGCTTTGCCAATGATAGAACCCATGCAAGTCTAACCAGGAAACACAGTGTTTTGTAAGTGTTGTCCCCGAATCAGGTAGTTCGCAGGCTGATGTGAAGATCCCATTCAACGCGTACATGATCGATGCCTACACGAAGTACGCAGCCAGTGCCATCGCTGCGGGGAATATCTTGCGAAGCCTATCAGCTGCGCTACTCCCCTTGGCCGGTGTTCCGATGTATAATAGACTAGGGTATAGCTGGGGAAACACTCTCGTtgcgatcttcttgctggtATTGGGAGGGATGTTTATCTTATATTCCGCAAATATGGAGAGGAGTGGCGGAAGGAATTCTCCATTCAATTCGATTAAGTAGCCCAAAAAAATTATTGTTCGAGAGAACTAGTCAACTTTACATTTCTGGCCAGGTGCTGAAAGGGCATTATTGTATCGACAGTATAGATTTTAGATTCCGATCTCTGTATATATGCAAGTTGCCCAATTGAATTGAACAAGAACGATAGAAGAGGATAAGCGGGGCATCAATGGGGGATTTGAACATCATTTCGGTTGATATTTTTTTCATTCGTGTTTAAAGAAAGATATAGTCATGCATTTGGTTCAAGGTGTAGAACGTTGCCTGTTAAGCTCACGCATGCATCTACCGGCTAACTGCATGGCAGCTAACCCTAACTGTTGGTCTATCTTTGAACCCACAATTTCCACCTACTCTATCTCGTatctctctttttccttttgtttATATTTTATTCAGTTTCGATGTATGCATGTACCTGGATTATCTAATTGTTTCATGGTGCCCCGCTCTCAGCCCCCTGCCCCACAGCAATTgcgtcggtggtggaggtcCTTCAGCTTTGTCTCAAACTCCAAACATCACCCCGATCTAGCACTATCAATAACTCAGCAACATGGCTCCTCACGAAGGACTAGTGCACCCAAAGGAGTACGATATCAAAGACAGCAATGTGGAGCTGATTGGATCCGACCTCGACCACCGTGTCAAGTACAATTCGGCTGCGTCTGAGCCCGCCTGGAACGACGGGAAGGTTGGACAGCAGGCCGGGCTGTTTGTTTGGCGGATCGAGAATTTTGAAGTCATCCCCTGgcccaaggagaagaatggCCAATTCTACGATGGTGATAGCTACATTGTGCTGCACTCATACAAGGTCGGCGACCACGACAAGCTAGGCCATGATGTTTTCTTCTGGCTGGGCAGCAAGACCACTCAGGATGAGGCCGGCACTGCCGCTTACAAGACCGTCGAACTCGACGAGTTCTTGCATGGTGCTGCGACGCAGCATCGCGAGGTCCAGCAGCACCCGTCAGACGAATTTCTTGCCCTGTTCCGCCATATCTCGATCCGGTCTGGAGGCGTACGCTCTGGATTCAACCatgttgaggaagaagagcccaaggagatgctgacaCTGCTGCGTATCTTCAAATA
Encoded proteins:
- a CDS encoding uncharacterized protein (ID:PFLUO_005266-T1.cds;~source:funannotate) yields the protein MAPQGSSRPRRILMLTNVERGEANVFLATSYSLLHRDPTAELHFASFAGLEDGVTSLSEDVCRKVPEAKPIVFHEMKGLTMKEGIQDYISREKVPTRKDYLPESFLAPLSFSNTKRAIRDTIPIFVPYDGPQLAQLVSSIIEIIQKVEADLVVVNSLMTAALTACYHLGIKFICLSPNALREFAASSQPRAAGLWKFPALFSGYPYPVPWYRIPFNIYFILYAVLRFVTDKHRKQVEKYLTEKTGATLRTPLDLIENRAPGLKILASTFPELDFPLVIPEHVIPCGPILRNASSSLTVADPDLENWLARGPTIYLNLGTICQVTEDQAAELALALKTVLDTLEKERESKNFQFLWKIKKLGEYNVSEPGCKVEKILGERIRADSIRIVEWLKAEPITVLQSGNVVCSIHQGGANSYNEAVSAGVAQVVLPQWTDCYDYAERVEMLGIGRLGSRKAKPQWSAPELSKELLYVLHGESSKAIKQKATELAKLCENKGSGAETAARVLLEECSRNDA
- a CDS encoding uncharacterized protein (ID:PFLUO_005267-T1.cds;~source:funannotate), whose product is MKSKQSGATGDKILGPTGKESVFDSVLDDPSLTDSEKTLLRLEQEGALLVLAGAESPAQTLLIIFYHMVANPIIFNKLRTELSTVRNADSWAELEKLPYLSAVIEEGNRLSFGVTARTARIASDPITYTPSSHVKSPTTGSQTYTIPPGTPISISTLSAHTAESVFPDPFTFDTERWLGEEGRQRRKFNMAFSKGGRKCIGIELARAELYLVVAALVQRFDMTLWRTDASDVAFQYDYQVATPKLDSEGVQVKVTRAGPGMER
- a CDS encoding uncharacterized protein (ID:PFLUO_005268-T1.cds;~source:funannotate), with amino-acid sequence MPDPMSVDLPGDIFPIAGDDAGAIPSTQNDTKMKHWREETFNQALEQFDWGLPESDLSLIVVIRSFQDSTRCGCYLGHVDLVCIMTVFEQTAAFFDYIAKSGFDGTVKVGIGYYCMSLTDDASLKRILVLELVKQANELLDSVSTLAQNMCVPQNEPGVKTMGRSPACLNQLNLNYVREAIASFKKLFRLITDFFDENKRREA